In one Bordetella pertussis 18323 genomic region, the following are encoded:
- a CDS encoding H-NS family nucleoid-associated regulatory protein: MPRENYAVLQAKIEKEITKLKHKAEALHTRRRKPVIASIVKSMREYNITPEEIAAAFGSAKSVRAPSAPVRRKAGAPVAKRAVAPKYRHPQTGETWSGRGKAPRWLAAEEAAGAKRDSFLIRD; the protein is encoded by the coding sequence ATGCCCCGTGAAAACTATGCTGTACTGCAGGCCAAGATAGAGAAAGAAATCACCAAACTCAAGCACAAGGCGGAAGCCCTGCATACACGGCGCCGCAAGCCCGTGATCGCGTCGATCGTCAAGTCGATGCGTGAATACAATATCACTCCCGAGGAAATCGCCGCCGCCTTCGGTTCGGCCAAATCGGTGCGCGCCCCCAGCGCTCCGGTACGCCGCAAGGCTGGCGCGCCGGTCGCCAAGCGCGCGGTAGCGCCCAAGTACCGCCACCCGCAAACGGGCGAAACCTGGAGCGGCCGCGGCAAGGCGCCGCGCTGGCTGGCTGCCGAAGAAGCCGCCGGCGCCAAGCGTGACAGTTTCCTCATCCGCGACTGA
- a CDS encoding enoyl-CoA hydratase/isomerase family protein: MKEIISLEKTGAVATVTIDRGGKRNALSQEMVLRLTDIALELQQDTSVACIVLSGNQNEFSAGIDLGDAMRWSLDDKTQLERRAIALRGTRLCKAWEDLPQITIAAVEGMNVGGGIALTLACDWRAMGKSAFLFVPEVQIGIPLGWQTIPRLVNLVGPARAKQIVLLGEKMSADTALEWGVADFVVADGAACAHAQDLAARIGKMPELAVRMSKQSINAYANALNHLGSHMDVDQAMLCGQTRDAVAVRDRYAR; encoded by the coding sequence ATGAAGGAAATCATTTCGCTGGAGAAAACGGGCGCGGTGGCGACGGTCACCATAGACCGCGGCGGCAAGCGCAATGCGCTGAGCCAGGAGATGGTGCTGCGCCTGACCGATATCGCGCTGGAGCTGCAGCAGGACACCTCCGTGGCGTGCATCGTGCTCAGCGGCAACCAGAACGAATTCTCGGCCGGCATCGACCTGGGCGATGCCATGCGCTGGAGCCTGGACGACAAGACCCAGCTCGAGCGGCGCGCCATCGCCTTGCGCGGCACCCGGCTGTGCAAGGCCTGGGAAGACCTGCCGCAGATCACCATCGCCGCCGTCGAGGGCATGAACGTGGGCGGCGGCATCGCGCTCACGCTCGCCTGCGACTGGCGCGCCATGGGCAAGTCGGCCTTCCTGTTCGTGCCCGAAGTGCAGATCGGCATCCCGTTGGGATGGCAGACCATTCCCCGCCTGGTGAACCTGGTCGGTCCGGCGCGCGCGAAACAGATCGTGCTGCTGGGCGAAAAGATGTCGGCCGACACCGCGCTCGAATGGGGCGTGGCAGATTTCGTCGTGGCCGACGGCGCGGCCTGCGCCCATGCCCAGGACCTCGCCGCGCGCATCGGCAAGATGCCCGAGCTCGCGGTGCGCATGTCCAAGCAAAGCATCAACGCGTATGCCAACGCGCTGAACCACCTGGGCAGCCACATGGACGTGGACCAGGCCATGCTGTGCGGCCAGACCCGGGACGCCGTCGCCGTGCGCGACCGCTACGCCCGGTAA
- a CDS encoding IS481-like element IS481 family transposase has translation MNTHKHARLTFLRRLEMVQQLIAHQVCVPEAARAYGVTAPTVRKWLGRFLAQGQAGLADASSRPTVSPRAIAPAKALAIVELRRKRLTQARIAQALGVSASTVSRVLARAGLSHLADLEPAEPVVRYEHQAPGDLLHIDIKKLGRIQRPGHRVTGNRRDTVEGAGWDFVFVAIDDHARVAFTDIHPDERFPSAVQFLKDAVAYYQRLGVTIQRLLTDNGSAFRSRAFAALCHELGIKHRFTRPYRPQTNGKAERFIQSALREWAYAHTYQNSQHRADAMKSWLHHYNWHRPHQGIGRAVPISRLNLDEYNLLTVHS, from the coding sequence ATGAACACCCATAAGCATGCCCGATTGACCTTCCTACGTCGACTCGAAATGGTCCAGCAATTGATCGCCCATCAAGTTTGTGTGCCTGAAGCGGCCCGCGCCTATGGGGTCACCGCGCCGACTGTGCGCAAATGGCTGGGCCGCTTCCTGGCTCAGGGCCAGGCGGGCTTGGCCGATGCGTCCTCGCGCCCGACGGTCTCGCCCCGAGCGATTGCGCCGGCCAAGGCGCTGGCTATCGTGGAGCTGCGCCGCAAGCGGCTGACCCAAGCGCGCATCGCCCAGGCGCTGGGCGTGTCAGCCAGCACCGTCAGCCGCGTCCTGGCCCGCGCCGGTCTGTCGCACCTGGCCGACCTGGAGCCGGCCGAGCCGGTGGTGCGCTACGAGCATCAGGCCCCCGGCGATCTGCTGCACATCGACATCAAGAAGCTGGGACGTATCCAGCGCCCTGGCCACCGGGTCACGGGCAACCGACGCGATACCGTTGAGGGGGCCGGCTGGGACTTCGTCTTCGTGGCCATCGATGACCACGCCCGCGTGGCCTTCACCGACATCCACCCCGACGAGCGCTTCCCCAGCGCCGTCCAGTTCCTCAAGGACGCAGTGGCCTACTACCAGCGCCTGGGCGTGACCATCCAGCGCTTGCTCACCGACAATGGCTCGGCCTTTCGCAGCCGCGCCTTCGCCGCGCTGTGCCATGAGCTGGGCATCAAGCACCGCTTTACCCGACCTTACCGCCCACAGACCAATGGCAAGGCCGAACGCTTCATCCAGTCGGCCTTGCGTGAGTGGGCTTACGCTCACACCTACCAGAACTCCCAACACCGAGCCGATGCCATGAAATCCTGGCTACACCACTACAACTGGCATCGACCCCACCAAGGCATCGGGCGCGCTGTACCCATCTCCAGACTCAACCTGGACGAATACAACCTATTGACAGTTCACAGCTAG
- a CDS encoding class I adenylate-forming enzyme family protein produces the protein MSSLEQHMQPPGHTWWDIIEEHARRFPERDALAHGDGAITYGELAARVRRCAAGLSARGIGAGDCVALLAPPTPDAMVCLLAAARLGALWVGLNPRYQPREMAYVIGHAQPKLVLSVREFEARRYADDLDAALATLAPQARRPDLLFYDSRASCDEAMLHALCDAPDAPCPAPFEDAAQPCMLVYTSGTTGIPKGVLLSQTALIYRSTVQARTFATQSHPVVINFAPINHIGGMHFRGLSQILAGGTIIYQERYRPAEVMGLIEKHRVNMLMLGSTMLQMLIREPSFDMSIMRGMEWFIFSGAAIPMPILQRVKEHCPRIGSTYGLTESCGSVSYIVASDSLEAAAYTVGRAIPEGQLRVADEQGQPLPAGTQGELQVRGQYCMNGYLRDAAATAGAFTRDGWLKTGDMAQRDDDGNFRLVGRIKEMYKSGGYNVYPREIEVVLEQHPNVLMSAVIAVDDELYQQVGHAHLILRPDTEVSEPELVQWCRERMANYKVPKRIFVRNSLPMLSIGKVDKIALRQQH, from the coding sequence ATGAGCAGTCTCGAACAGCACATGCAGCCGCCGGGGCATACCTGGTGGGACATCATCGAAGAGCACGCCCGGCGCTTTCCGGAGCGCGACGCGCTGGCGCACGGCGACGGCGCCATCACCTATGGCGAGCTGGCCGCGCGGGTGCGGCGCTGCGCCGCCGGCCTGAGCGCACGCGGCATCGGCGCGGGCGACTGCGTGGCGCTGCTGGCTCCGCCGACGCCCGACGCCATGGTCTGTCTGCTGGCCGCGGCGCGGCTGGGGGCGTTGTGGGTGGGGTTGAACCCCAGGTACCAGCCGCGCGAAATGGCATATGTGATCGGCCACGCGCAGCCCAAGCTGGTGCTGTCGGTGCGGGAGTTCGAGGCGCGCCGCTATGCCGACGACCTGGACGCGGCGCTGGCCACGCTGGCGCCGCAGGCCCGGCGCCCCGATCTGCTGTTCTATGACAGCCGGGCATCCTGTGACGAGGCGATGCTGCACGCGTTGTGCGACGCGCCGGATGCGCCATGTCCGGCGCCGTTCGAGGATGCCGCCCAGCCTTGCATGCTGGTCTACACCTCGGGCACCACGGGCATTCCCAAGGGCGTGTTGCTGAGCCAGACGGCGCTGATCTACCGCTCTACCGTGCAGGCCCGCACCTTCGCCACGCAAAGCCACCCGGTGGTCATCAACTTCGCGCCGATCAACCATATCGGCGGCATGCACTTCCGGGGCCTGTCGCAGATCCTGGCCGGCGGCACCATCATCTACCAGGAGCGCTACCGGCCGGCCGAGGTGATGGGCCTGATCGAGAAGCATCGCGTCAACATGCTGATGCTGGGCTCGACCATGCTGCAGATGCTGATCCGCGAGCCGTCCTTCGACATGTCCATCATGCGCGGGATGGAGTGGTTCATTTTCTCGGGCGCGGCCATTCCCATGCCCATCCTGCAGCGCGTCAAGGAGCACTGCCCGCGCATCGGCTCCACCTACGGCCTGACCGAATCGTGCGGGTCGGTCAGCTACATCGTCGCCAGCGATTCGCTCGAGGCGGCCGCCTATACCGTGGGGCGCGCCATTCCCGAAGGCCAGTTGCGCGTGGCCGACGAGCAAGGGCAGCCGCTGCCCGCCGGGACCCAGGGCGAGCTGCAGGTGCGCGGCCAGTACTGCATGAATGGCTACCTGCGCGACGCCGCCGCCACGGCCGGCGCCTTCACGCGGGACGGCTGGCTCAAGACCGGCGACATGGCCCAGCGCGACGACGACGGCAACTTCCGACTGGTCGGGCGCATCAAGGAAATGTATAAATCCGGTGGCTACAACGTTTACCCGCGCGAGATCGAGGTCGTGCTCGAGCAGCACCCCAACGTGTTGATGTCGGCCGTCATCGCCGTCGACGACGAGCTCTACCAGCAGGTCGGCCACGCGCACCTGATCCTCAGGCCCGACACCGAGGTGTCGGAACCGGAGCTGGTGCAGTGGTGCCGCGAACGCATGGCCAACTATAAAGTGCCCAAGCGCATTTTCGTCCGCAACTCACTACCGATGCTGTCGATAGGCAAGGTCGACAAGATTGCCTTGCGGCAGCAGCACTAG
- a CDS encoding carbon-nitrogen hydrolase family protein — MTGDPRTDTTPSCRVAAIQMVSGPDVDENLAQAAELIGKAAQDGARLVALPEYFCFMGHTDTDKLAIKEESGYGKIQSFLSNISSQYGIWVVGGTLPLTSPDPQRVFNTTFVYGPGGQPAARYDKIHLFNFQRGAESYDEAIAIRPGKAVQVFDGPCGRVGLSVCYDLRFPELYRAMGTVDLILVPAAFTYTTGQAHWELLLRARAIENQCYVLAPAQGGRHSTGRRTWGHSMLVDPWGQVLDVLPEGPGVIGGTIEAARLAEVRASLPALRHRVL, encoded by the coding sequence ATGACAGGCGACCCTCGAACCGACACAACCCCGTCCTGCCGCGTGGCGGCCATACAGATGGTCTCCGGCCCTGACGTTGATGAAAACCTGGCGCAAGCTGCTGAATTGATTGGGAAAGCTGCGCAGGACGGCGCGCGGCTGGTTGCGTTGCCCGAATATTTCTGTTTTATGGGGCATACCGATACCGACAAACTTGCTATCAAGGAAGAGAGTGGTTATGGCAAAATTCAGAGCTTTCTTTCAAATATTTCATCCCAATATGGAATATGGGTGGTGGGCGGCACCTTGCCATTAACCAGCCCGGACCCGCAGCGCGTATTCAATACAACTTTTGTATACGGACCCGGCGGCCAGCCGGCGGCGCGCTACGACAAAATCCATTTATTCAATTTCCAGCGCGGCGCCGAATCGTACGACGAGGCAATTGCCATCCGGCCCGGCAAAGCGGTGCAGGTATTCGATGGCCCGTGCGGGCGGGTCGGACTGTCGGTGTGCTACGACCTGCGCTTTCCCGAGCTGTACCGTGCCATGGGTACGGTCGACCTGATCCTGGTGCCGGCCGCCTTCACCTACACCACGGGCCAGGCTCACTGGGAGCTCCTGCTGCGTGCCCGCGCCATCGAAAACCAGTGTTATGTGCTGGCGCCGGCGCAAGGCGGGCGGCATTCGACCGGACGGCGCACCTGGGGCCATTCCATGCTGGTCGACCCCTGGGGGCAGGTGCTGGACGTTTTACCCGAGGGGCCGGGCGTCATCGGCGGTACCATAGAGGCTGCGCGCCTGGCTGAGGTACGCGCCAGCCTGCCTGCCCTGCGTCATCGCGTTCTATAG
- a CDS encoding IclR family transcriptional regulator — protein sequence MSNPLNRYHHILHAIAGRPGGLSLADLAAATGLPRSTTHRMATTLREIDYLDQDDASGNFVLGDGLIGLMRSSLAQDSKLALFDPALNFVVGRLEETAFCARLWNDKVDLVQAVTPTRKDQLYIYPGVGGRPLDKCSSSKAILAYLDPARIQALLEPLASSTPGLRVDTLMQELDQVHRQGFAICDGEIDEGVLSVACPVMSGPARGLYSIGVVGPAARLKSHDLQEIVAVLHSAADLAAAELLNS from the coding sequence ATGTCCAATCCGCTGAACCGTTACCACCACATCCTGCACGCCATCGCCGGCCGTCCCGGCGGCCTGTCGCTGGCCGACCTGGCCGCCGCCACCGGCCTGCCGCGCAGCACGACCCATCGCATGGCCACCACCCTGCGCGAGATCGATTACCTGGACCAGGACGACGCCAGCGGCAACTTCGTGCTGGGCGATGGCCTGATCGGTCTGATGCGCAGCAGCCTGGCCCAGGACAGCAAGCTGGCGCTGTTCGATCCCGCCTTGAACTTCGTGGTGGGACGCCTGGAGGAAACCGCCTTTTGCGCGCGGCTGTGGAACGACAAGGTGGATCTGGTGCAGGCGGTCACGCCCACCCGCAAGGACCAGCTGTATATCTACCCGGGCGTGGGCGGCCGGCCGCTGGACAAGTGCTCGTCGAGCAAGGCCATCCTGGCCTACCTGGATCCGGCCCGCATCCAGGCGCTGCTCGAACCGCTGGCCAGCAGTACCCCGGGGCTGCGGGTGGACACCTTGATGCAGGAGCTCGACCAGGTGCACCGGCAGGGCTTTGCCATCTGCGACGGCGAGATCGACGAAGGGGTGCTGAGCGTCGCCTGCCCGGTGATGAGCGGCCCGGCGCGCGGCCTCTACAGCATCGGCGTGGTCGGCCCCGCCGCCCGCCTCAAATCGCATGACCTGCAGGAAATCGTCGCAGTCCTGCACTCGGCCGCCGACCTGGCCGCCGCCGAACTGCTGAACAGTTAG
- the tldD gene encoding metalloprotease TldD, translated as MKLIDPAISALATAKNLLLDPWGLTEADLARALGEIFTHKVDYADLYFQYTRSEGWSLEEGIVKTGSFSIGQGVGVRAVSGEKTAFAYSDSLSADALLSSARTVRGIARQGAGKVKVAAQVPPVDGRSLYADIDPLVTLTAADKVALLERIERMARARDPHVIQVMAGLGAEYDVVLVAGSDGRLAADVRPLVRLSLTVIAERNGRREMGHAGGGGRTGLAYFTDDILRDYVERAVHEALANLEARPAPAGEMTVVLGSGWPGILLHEAVGHGLEGDFNRKGSSVFSDRIGERVASPGVTVIDDGTLPDRRGSLNIDDEGNATQRNVLIEDGILRGYMQDTLNARLMKTAATGNGRRESFAHLPMPRMTNTYMLGGATPPEEIIASVKRGLYAVNFGGGQVDITNGKFVFSASEAYMIENGKVTYPVKGATLIGNGPDAMNRVSLIGNDMRLDSGVGTCGKDGQSVPVGVGMPTLRMEGLTVGGTA; from the coding sequence ATGAAATTGATAGATCCCGCCATTTCCGCCCTGGCCACCGCCAAGAATCTGCTGCTCGACCCCTGGGGGTTGACCGAAGCGGATCTGGCGCGCGCCCTGGGCGAGATATTCACGCACAAGGTCGATTACGCCGATCTGTATTTCCAGTACACCCGCAGCGAAGGCTGGAGTCTGGAAGAGGGCATCGTCAAGACAGGCAGCTTTTCCATCGGCCAGGGCGTGGGCGTGCGCGCCGTCAGCGGCGAGAAAACCGCGTTTGCCTATTCCGATAGCCTATCGGCCGACGCGCTGCTGTCGTCGGCGCGCACGGTGCGCGGCATTGCCCGCCAGGGAGCGGGCAAGGTCAAGGTGGCGGCGCAGGTGCCGCCGGTCGACGGCCGCAGCCTTTATGCCGACATCGATCCGCTGGTCACCTTGACGGCGGCCGACAAGGTCGCGCTGCTCGAACGCATCGAGCGCATGGCGCGCGCGCGCGACCCGCACGTCATCCAGGTGATGGCGGGGCTGGGCGCCGAATACGACGTCGTGCTGGTGGCCGGCAGCGACGGCCGCCTGGCCGCCGACGTGCGGCCGCTGGTGCGCCTGTCGCTGACCGTGATCGCCGAGCGCAACGGCCGTCGCGAAATGGGGCATGCGGGCGGCGGCGGCCGCACGGGGCTGGCCTATTTCACCGACGATATCCTGCGCGACTACGTCGAGCGCGCGGTGCACGAGGCCTTGGCCAACCTGGAGGCGCGTCCGGCGCCGGCGGGCGAAATGACCGTGGTGCTCGGTTCGGGCTGGCCCGGCATCCTGTTGCACGAGGCGGTCGGCCACGGCCTGGAGGGCGATTTCAACCGCAAGGGCTCCAGCGTGTTTTCCGACCGCATCGGCGAGCGCGTGGCCTCGCCCGGCGTGACCGTGATCGACGACGGCACCTTGCCCGACCGGCGCGGGTCGCTGAACATCGACGACGAAGGCAACGCCACCCAGCGCAACGTACTGATCGAAGATGGCATCCTGCGCGGGTACATGCAGGACACGCTCAATGCCCGGCTGATGAAGACCGCCGCAACGGGCAACGGCCGGCGCGAATCGTTCGCGCACCTGCCGATGCCGCGCATGACCAATACCTACATGCTGGGCGGCGCCACGCCGCCCGAGGAAATCATCGCTTCGGTCAAGCGCGGCCTGTATGCCGTGAACTTCGGCGGCGGCCAGGTCGACATTACCAACGGCAAGTTCGTGTTCTCGGCTTCCGAGGCCTACATGATCGAAAACGGCAAGGTCACCTACCCGGTCAAGGGCGCCACCCTGATCGGCAATGGGCCGGACGCCATGAATCGGGTCAGCCTGATCGGCAACGACATGCGCCTGGATTCGG
- a CDS encoding Bug family tripartite tricarboxylate transporter substrate binding protein: MSRLARLLLAGCCALGAAAPAGAGNWPAGPVTFIVPFPAGGSMDTFSRPIAGQLSKELGVPVVVSNRSGAGGGVGIAAIARAAPDGYTIGMSSVGNMAINPHIYPDLPYSPLKDFTPIGLAGRFVNVLVVNSKIPARNVQELIELDRKKLDSITFASAGNGSTNHLSGELLKQLTHTSFLHVPYRGSGPALADVVAGNVAFMFDTLNTSMPLIESGALRALAVTSAERSPFLPDVPTMNEAGVAGYAKSGEDLWWAIIAPQGVPADVRDKLNAALNKALGSPALQAQVRAQRVETLTSTPDALQTILRDDYNRWGGIVRDAGVKLD, translated from the coding sequence ATGTCGAGACTTGCACGCTTGCTGCTGGCCGGCTGCTGCGCGCTGGGCGCCGCGGCGCCCGCCGGCGCCGGCAACTGGCCGGCCGGCCCGGTTACGTTCATCGTGCCGTTTCCGGCCGGTGGTTCCATGGACACCTTCTCGCGGCCCATCGCCGGGCAGCTCAGCAAGGAGCTGGGCGTTCCCGTGGTGGTGTCCAACCGCTCCGGCGCGGGCGGCGGTGTCGGCATCGCCGCCATCGCCCGCGCCGCGCCCGACGGCTACACCATCGGCATGTCCAGCGTCGGCAACATGGCCATCAACCCGCATATCTATCCCGACCTTCCCTACAGTCCGCTCAAGGACTTCACGCCGATCGGGCTGGCGGGCCGCTTCGTCAACGTGCTGGTGGTCAACAGCAAGATCCCGGCCCGCAATGTCCAGGAGCTGATCGAACTGGACCGCAAGAAGCTCGACAGCATCACCTTCGCCTCGGCCGGCAACGGCTCGACCAACCACCTGTCCGGCGAGCTGCTCAAGCAGCTCACCCACACCAGCTTCCTGCACGTGCCGTACCGGGGCAGCGGCCCGGCGCTGGCCGACGTGGTCGCGGGCAACGTGGCGTTCATGTTCGACACCCTCAACACCTCGATGCCGCTGATCGAATCGGGCGCCTTGCGCGCGCTGGCCGTGACCAGCGCCGAGCGCAGTCCCTTCCTGCCCGATGTGCCCACCATGAACGAAGCGGGCGTGGCCGGCTACGCCAAATCGGGCGAAGACCTCTGGTGGGCCATCATCGCGCCCCAGGGCGTGCCGGCCGACGTGCGCGACAAGCTGAATGCGGCGCTCAACAAGGCGCTCGGGTCTCCCGCCTTGCAGGCCCAGGTGCGGGCCCAGCGGGTCGAGACGCTGACTAGCACCCCGGATGCGCTGCAGACCATATTGCGCGACGACTACAACCGCTGGGGCGGCATCGTGCGCGATGCCGGCGTCAAGCTGGATTGA
- a CDS encoding ureidoglycolate lyase — protein sequence MPTTTPALRPQDLTETAFAPYGWMLGKPLPAGDDVPRFSNPATDFWQEHVFDTGAGAGRETEVLWVNYRISQPGFDTLEKHLLTQQAIVPLTGAIVQIVARSAFDGSPDLASLAAFVVPPGQGICMRPGCWHATRISGGEVTCLMLTRRSTTLDLVRHLHGEPARESEIVAIVPHGLDLPARPTAEGPAPHGR from the coding sequence ATGCCGACCACTACGCCCGCCCTGCGCCCGCAAGACCTGACCGAAACCGCCTTCGCGCCTTATGGCTGGATGCTGGGCAAGCCGCTGCCCGCCGGCGACGATGTGCCGCGGTTCAGCAACCCGGCCACCGATTTCTGGCAGGAGCACGTGTTCGACACCGGCGCCGGCGCCGGCAGGGAAACGGAAGTCCTGTGGGTCAATTACCGGATCAGCCAGCCCGGTTTCGACACCCTGGAAAAGCACCTGCTGACCCAGCAGGCCATCGTGCCGCTGACCGGCGCCATCGTGCAGATCGTCGCGCGCAGCGCGTTCGATGGTAGCCCCGACCTGGCCAGCCTGGCCGCTTTCGTGGTGCCGCCGGGGCAGGGCATTTGCATGCGTCCGGGCTGTTGGCACGCCACCCGGATTTCCGGCGGCGAAGTGACCTGCCTGATGCTGACACGCCGATCGACCACCCTGGACCTGGTGCGCCACCTGCATGGCGAGCCGGCCCGCGAAAGCGAAATCGTGGCCATCGTGCCGCATGGGCTCGACCTGCCCGCGCGGCCCACGGCTGAGGGACCAGCCCCGCACGGGCGCTGA
- a CDS encoding carboxymuconolactone decarboxylase family protein, with the protein MLDWNQYRSELMTRIGEIAKASPETVKGYQQLSAAGKQTNQLDAKTRELIALAVAVTTRCDGCIAVHAKAATDNGATKGEIAEALGVAVALNAGAALVYSARVMDAVDAAQ; encoded by the coding sequence ATGCTGGACTGGAACCAATACCGCTCGGAACTGATGACGCGCATCGGCGAAATCGCCAAGGCCAGCCCGGAAACCGTCAAGGGCTATCAACAGCTTTCGGCGGCCGGCAAGCAGACCAATCAGCTGGACGCCAAGACGCGCGAACTGATCGCGCTGGCGGTGGCCGTCACCACCCGCTGCGACGGCTGCATCGCGGTGCACGCCAAGGCGGCAACCGACAACGGCGCCACCAAGGGCGAGATCGCCGAGGCGCTGGGCGTGGCCGTGGCGCTGAACGCCGGCGCCGCGCTGGTCTACTCGGCCCGCGTCATGGACGCCGTGGACGCCGCCCAATAA
- a CDS encoding Bug family tripartite tricarboxylate transporter substrate binding protein, which translates to MYRIVSALAVSVTCLAGMGAAQADQGAAAYPDKPIKIVIPYSAGGGTDQFMRIVSERASRVLGQPITILNKPGGSTVIGVNAVIGAAPDGYTLLVSTNTSYTLIPYVMSPPPYAPEKSLDYVATLGQTSMVLTANKTMPSDLKTVLDSARQSPGRYTYATYGVGSSTHLAGEVFMNDTGVEFRHIPYKGVEAVTALAGNQVDLMIDGINAAGTMLDAGKTQALVVLQRTRSQFLPDTPTLVEAGYPEAAENVISYVMAAPKGTPAAVIDKLQNSFAEALRDPGVLAQAKAMRTEAAFKGPAQTQAFVDSQPALFKDIVEKKNIKF; encoded by the coding sequence ATGTACCGAATCGTCAGCGCGCTTGCGGTGTCCGTTACCTGCCTGGCCGGCATGGGCGCCGCGCAGGCGGACCAAGGCGCGGCCGCCTACCCCGACAAGCCCATCAAGATCGTCATCCCCTATTCCGCGGGCGGGGGCACCGACCAGTTCATGCGTATCGTGTCCGAACGCGCCTCCCGGGTGCTCGGCCAGCCCATCACCATCCTCAACAAGCCGGGCGGCAGCACCGTGATCGGCGTGAACGCCGTCATCGGCGCCGCCCCCGACGGCTATACGCTGCTGGTGTCCACCAACACCAGCTACACCCTGATCCCGTACGTGATGTCGCCGCCGCCCTATGCGCCCGAGAAGTCGCTGGACTACGTGGCCACGCTGGGCCAGACGTCCATGGTGCTGACCGCCAACAAGACCATGCCGTCCGATCTGAAGACGGTCCTGGACTCGGCCAGGCAGAGTCCCGGCCGCTACACCTACGCCACGTATGGCGTGGGCTCGTCGACCCATCTGGCGGGCGAGGTGTTCATGAACGATACCGGCGTCGAGTTCCGCCACATCCCGTACAAGGGCGTGGAGGCGGTGACCGCGCTGGCCGGCAACCAGGTGGACCTGATGATCGACGGCATCAACGCCGCGGGCACCATGCTGGATGCCGGCAAGACCCAGGCGCTGGTGGTGCTGCAGCGCACCCGCTCGCAGTTCCTGCCCGATACGCCGACGCTGGTCGAGGCGGGCTACCCCGAGGCCGCCGAGAACGTCATTTCCTATGTGATGGCGGCGCCCAAGGGCACGCCGGCAGCCGTCATCGACAAGCTGCAAAACAGCTTCGCCGAGGCCCTGCGCGACCCAGGCGTGCTGGCCCAGGCCAAGGCCATGCGCACCGAGGCGGCCTTCAAGGGGCCGGCGCAGACGCAAGCGTTCGTGGACAGCCAGCCGGCCTTGTTCAAGGACATCGTCGAAAAGAAGAACATCAAGTTCTGA